One genomic region from Salvia hispanica cultivar TCC Black 2014 chromosome 2, UniMelb_Shisp_WGS_1.0, whole genome shotgun sequence encodes:
- the LOC125205829 gene encoding receptor-like protein 4 isoform X2 has protein sequence MSALSLFILLSLIPSLSSFPFNYSVHIDCGGLLNSSDAFHTAWLSDRFYSGGATSVVSEPLLFLHQQEKTLRYFPISSGKKNCYSIPTPAPDARYFFRTFNVYDNFDGRAHSPSFDVSVEATLVFSWRSPWPESISRSGAYSDLFFYHNDSAIDVCFYSIATDPPVVASLELTQIDPQAYPFEYAKNSSNYILVNYGRFSSASDQWGPGFSNDTDFFSRSWQSDKEFRQSALSTPNGAEIKPISATKRIANVELSPNYFPEKLYQTAVVAQGDGGGILEYEMPVDAKLDYLLWFHFAEIDASVTKAGQRVFDVIVNEENVSRVDVFDKVGAFAAYDFSHVVKNLSNTVLTVRLESVMGAPIICGLENYAIVPVDLKTVPDQVTAMKALKESLRVPDRMGWNGDPCAPTTWDAWEGVTCHSLKDEALVVSQIDLGSQGLKGYISDKIGLLTNLVSLNLSSNSLVGEIPSGLGQKSLVKLDLSDNKFTGYIPDSLTSASLQLVLSSNKGLCGVPSLPECSLLWGKHGLSTGGKVAIGISCLVVVSALAFGIYYCVVWRRRYDYDFGLPHELTSLAAKRNRYHRQKSLMALEMESQHAKGFIPTYNVS, from the exons ATGTCcgccctctctctcttcatcctCCTTTCTCTCATTCCCTCCCTCTCCTCCTTCCCCTTCA ACTACAGCGTCCACATTGACTGCGGCGGACTCCTTAATTCCAGCGACGCCTTCCACACCGCCTGGCTCTCCGACCGCTTCTACTCCGGCGGCGCCACCTCCGTCGTCTCCGAGcccctcctcttcctccaccAGCAGGAGAAGACTCTCCGCTACTTCCCCATCTCCTCCGGCAAGAAGAATTGCTACTCCATCCCCACCCCCGCCCCCGACGCCCGCTACTTCTTCCGCACATTCAACGTCTACGACAACTTCGACGGCAGAGCCCACTCCCCCTCCTTCGACGTCTCCGTCGAGGCCACTCTCGTCTTTTCCTGGAGATCCCCATGGCCCGAATCCATCTCCCGCTCCGGCGCCTACTCCGATCTCTTCTTCTACCACAACGACTCCGCCATCGACGTCTGCTTCTACAGCATCGCCACCGATCCGCCGGTTGTCGCCTCGCTCGAGCTCACCCAAATCGACCCGCAAGCTTACCCCTTTGAGTATGCCAAGAATTCCAGCAATTACATTCTCGTCAATTACGGTAGGTTTTCGTCCGCCTCGGATCAATGGGGCCCCGGATTCAGCAACGACACCGATTTCTTCAGCCGTTCGTGGCAGTCCGATAAGGAGTTCCGGCAATCAGCCCTCTCCACTCCTAACGGGGCGGAAATTAAACCGATTTCCGCGACTAAGCGTATCGCGAATGTCGAATTGAGCCCTAATTACTTCCCTGAGAAGCTTTACCAGACTGCGGTAGTTGCGCAGGGAGATGGGGGTGGGATTTTGGAATACGAAATGCCGGTCGATGCGAAGCTTGATTACTTGCTTTGGTTCCATTTCGCTGAGATTGATGCCAGCGTGACCAAGGCGGGGCAGAGGGTGTTTGATGTGATTGTGAATGAGGAGAATGTTAGCAGGGTTGATGTGTTCGACAAAGTCGGTGCTTTTGCTGCTTATGATTTCAGCCATGTTGTCAAGAATTTGAGTAACACTGTTTTGACTGTGAGGTTGGAATCGGTTATGGGCGCGCCCATCATTTGTGGCCTTGAGAATTATGCAATCGTACCCGTTGATCTCAAGACTGTTCCTGATCAGG TTACTGCTATGAAGGCATTGAAGGAATCACTGCGTGTGCCCGATAGAATGGGTTGGAATGGTGATCCATGTGCCCCCACTACATGGGATGCTTGGGAGGGCGTTACATGCCATTCCTTGAAAGACGAAGCCCTTGTGGTCTCACAAAT AGATCTTGGAAGCCAAGGCTTGAAAGGCTATATAAGTGACAAAATTGGTCTATTGACGAATTTGGTAAGCCT GAACTTGAGTTCGAATTCCTTGGTAGGGGAGATACCCTCAGGGTTAGGTCAAAAGTCTCTTGTGAAGCT TGATTTGTCGGATAACAAATTTACTGGATACATACCAGATAGCCTAACTTCTGCCAGCCTGCAGCTCGT TCTCTCTTCTAACAAAGGATTGTGCGGTGTGCCCTCACTTCCCGAATGTTCTCTGCTCTGGGGTAAACACGGCCTCTCCACCGGGGGGAAAGTTGCAATAGGCATATCGTGTCTGGTAGTAGTTTCTGCTCTAGCATTCGGGATATACTACTGTGTTGTCTGGAGGCGACGCTATGACTATGACTTTGGTTTACCTCACGAGCTAACAT CTCTTGCGGCAAAGAGAAACCGATACCACCGACAAAAATCGTTGATGGCTCTGGAAATGGAGAGTCAGCATGCTAAAGGATTCATACCAACATACAATGTGAGTTGA
- the LOC125205829 gene encoding receptor-like protein 4 isoform X1, with protein sequence MSALSLFILLSLIPSLSSFPFNYSVHIDCGGLLNSSDAFHTAWLSDRFYSGGATSVVSEPLLFLHQQEKTLRYFPISSGKKNCYSIPTPAPDARYFFRTFNVYDNFDGRAHSPSFDVSVEATLVFSWRSPWPESISRSGAYSDLFFYHNDSAIDVCFYSIATDPPVVASLELTQIDPQAYPFEYAKNSSNYILVNYGRFSSASDQWGPGFSNDTDFFSRSWQSDKEFRQSALSTPNGAEIKPISATKRIANVELSPNYFPEKLYQTAVVAQGDGGGILEYEMPVDAKLDYLLWFHFAEIDASVTKAGQRVFDVIVNEENVSRVDVFDKVGAFAAYDFSHVVKNLSNTVLTVRLESVMGAPIICGLENYAIVPVDLKTVPDQVTAMKALKESLRVPDRMGWNGDPCAPTTWDAWEGVTCHSLKDEALVVSQIDLGSQGLKGYISDKIGLLTNLVSLNLSSNSLVGEIPSGLGQKSLVKLDLSDNKFTGYIPDSLTSASLQLVLLNDNLLEGRVPEELYSIGVRGGAIDLSSNKGLCGVPSLPECSLLWGKHGLSTGGKVAIGISCLVVVSALAFGIYYCVVWRRRYDYDFGLPHELTSLAAKRNRYHRQKSLMALEMESQHAKGFIPTYNVS encoded by the exons ATGTCcgccctctctctcttcatcctCCTTTCTCTCATTCCCTCCCTCTCCTCCTTCCCCTTCA ACTACAGCGTCCACATTGACTGCGGCGGACTCCTTAATTCCAGCGACGCCTTCCACACCGCCTGGCTCTCCGACCGCTTCTACTCCGGCGGCGCCACCTCCGTCGTCTCCGAGcccctcctcttcctccaccAGCAGGAGAAGACTCTCCGCTACTTCCCCATCTCCTCCGGCAAGAAGAATTGCTACTCCATCCCCACCCCCGCCCCCGACGCCCGCTACTTCTTCCGCACATTCAACGTCTACGACAACTTCGACGGCAGAGCCCACTCCCCCTCCTTCGACGTCTCCGTCGAGGCCACTCTCGTCTTTTCCTGGAGATCCCCATGGCCCGAATCCATCTCCCGCTCCGGCGCCTACTCCGATCTCTTCTTCTACCACAACGACTCCGCCATCGACGTCTGCTTCTACAGCATCGCCACCGATCCGCCGGTTGTCGCCTCGCTCGAGCTCACCCAAATCGACCCGCAAGCTTACCCCTTTGAGTATGCCAAGAATTCCAGCAATTACATTCTCGTCAATTACGGTAGGTTTTCGTCCGCCTCGGATCAATGGGGCCCCGGATTCAGCAACGACACCGATTTCTTCAGCCGTTCGTGGCAGTCCGATAAGGAGTTCCGGCAATCAGCCCTCTCCACTCCTAACGGGGCGGAAATTAAACCGATTTCCGCGACTAAGCGTATCGCGAATGTCGAATTGAGCCCTAATTACTTCCCTGAGAAGCTTTACCAGACTGCGGTAGTTGCGCAGGGAGATGGGGGTGGGATTTTGGAATACGAAATGCCGGTCGATGCGAAGCTTGATTACTTGCTTTGGTTCCATTTCGCTGAGATTGATGCCAGCGTGACCAAGGCGGGGCAGAGGGTGTTTGATGTGATTGTGAATGAGGAGAATGTTAGCAGGGTTGATGTGTTCGACAAAGTCGGTGCTTTTGCTGCTTATGATTTCAGCCATGTTGTCAAGAATTTGAGTAACACTGTTTTGACTGTGAGGTTGGAATCGGTTATGGGCGCGCCCATCATTTGTGGCCTTGAGAATTATGCAATCGTACCCGTTGATCTCAAGACTGTTCCTGATCAGG TTACTGCTATGAAGGCATTGAAGGAATCACTGCGTGTGCCCGATAGAATGGGTTGGAATGGTGATCCATGTGCCCCCACTACATGGGATGCTTGGGAGGGCGTTACATGCCATTCCTTGAAAGACGAAGCCCTTGTGGTCTCACAAAT AGATCTTGGAAGCCAAGGCTTGAAAGGCTATATAAGTGACAAAATTGGTCTATTGACGAATTTGGTAAGCCT GAACTTGAGTTCGAATTCCTTGGTAGGGGAGATACCCTCAGGGTTAGGTCAAAAGTCTCTTGTGAAGCT TGATTTGTCGGATAACAAATTTACTGGATACATACCAGATAGCCTAACTTCTGCCAGCCTGCAGCTCGT GTTACTGAACGATAACTTATTGGAAGGGCGGGTTCCTGAAGAACTTTATTCGATTGGGGTTCGTGGTGGCGCTATAGA TCTCTCTTCTAACAAAGGATTGTGCGGTGTGCCCTCACTTCCCGAATGTTCTCTGCTCTGGGGTAAACACGGCCTCTCCACCGGGGGGAAAGTTGCAATAGGCATATCGTGTCTGGTAGTAGTTTCTGCTCTAGCATTCGGGATATACTACTGTGTTGTCTGGAGGCGACGCTATGACTATGACTTTGGTTTACCTCACGAGCTAACAT CTCTTGCGGCAAAGAGAAACCGATACCACCGACAAAAATCGTTGATGGCTCTGGAAATGGAGAGTCAGCATGCTAAAGGATTCATACCAACATACAATGTGAGTTGA